The Pseudomonas sp. R4-35-07 nucleotide sequence GAGGATGTTTTGTGTATCCGGGTACTGGCATCGCCTCGACCCGCTCGCGCGGGTCGAGGCTGCGCTCAATGCCCGCCGGCGCAGGTCGGCGAAGCCGGCGCTGCGTCGATGTTCGCCCATTCTTCAGGCGTGTAGGTATGCAGCGCCAGCGCATGAAACTCGTTCATCAGGTCACCCAGGCTGGCGTAGACCTTCTGGTGGCGCTTGACGCGGTTGAGCCCCTCGAATTGCTGGCTGACCAGCACGGCCTTGAAGTGGGTCTGCAACCCACGGCTGTGCATGTGGCTCTCATCCAGCACACTCAAGTGTTGCGGGTTCAGGGCGGCGAGTGCCGTTTCGATACGCTGTTGCATGGTCATTCCTGCTTACTTCTTCTTGGCCGGTGCGGCGGCTTTGGGCGTCAGCTCGTTGGTCATGTCTTCCAACAGCTTGTTCACCACCGGCACGGCGCTTTCCAGCTTGGCCTGGGTCATCTGGGCCGATTGCTGGGTCAGTTGCGGCATTTTTTCCAGGACTTTCTTGCCCAGTGGCGACTGGTAGAAGGCAACCAGGTCCTTGAGCTCCGATTCGCTGAAGTTGGTGGTGTAGAGCTTGACCATGTCCGGCTTCAGCTTCGGCCAGCCGATAGCCTGGTCCAGGGCGGCATTGGCCTTGGCCTGGTAGCTGTCGAGGACCGACTGCTTGGCGGCAGGCGCCTTGGTCTGTTCGAAACGCTGGGCGAACATTTGTTGCACTTGCATGTATACCGGGGTACCCAGCTTGTCAGCGTGGGCCAGGGTAAGGAAGGCTTCGGCACTGGCGTTGTGGCTGGCGGTATCGGCAAAAACCTGGCCGCTGGCGCAAACCAGAGCAACCGCGGTACAGATGGCACGAAGACGAGTCATCGAGTTTCCTTTCTAGCAGGCGAGGTAAAACCCCAAGGGCGACCATTCTGCGCCTAAAAAACCTCGCGGCTCAACCCCAGGCCTTGTCGGGCCTGGTTTTGCGGGGGGCAAATCCGATGAAGCGTGTTTTTTGGAACCCCCTGGGCCGATCACAGCCTAAACTGCGCAAACGAACCTGAAGGAGTGTGCCCGATGAGCCGTATCGAAACTGACAGCCTGGGAGACGTCCACGTCCCGGATGACGCTTACTGGGGCGCCCAGACCCAACGTTCGCTGGTGAACTTCGCCATCGGCGAACAGCGCATGCCGCTCGCGGTGCTGCATGCCCTGGCCCTGATCAAGAAGGCGGCTGCACGGGTCAACGACCGTAACGGCGACTTGCCCGCCGACATCGCCCGCCTGATCGAACAGGCCGCCGACGAAGTGCTGGACGGCCAGCACGACGACCAGTTCCCACTGGTGGTGTGGCAGACCGGCAGCGGCACCCAGAGCAACATGAACGCCAACGAAGTGATCGCCGGTCGCGCCAATGAACTGGCCGGCAACAACCGCGGCGGCAAAAGCCCGGTGCACCCCAACGACCATGTGAACCGCTCGCAGAGCTCCAATGACTGCTTCCCAACGGCCATGAGCATCGCCACCGTCAAGGCGGTTCACGAGCAATTGCTGCCGGCCATCACGGTGTTGTCCGGCGGCCTGGCGGAACTGGCGGCGCGGCATATGAAGCTGGTCAAGACCGGCCGCACCCACATGATGGACGCAACGCCGATCACTTTCGGTCAGGAAGTCTCGGCATTTATCGCGCAGTTGGACTACGCCGAACGCGCCATCCGCAGCGCCCTGCCCGCCGTGTGCGAGCTGGCCCAGGGCGGCACCGCCGTCGGCACCGGGCTCAATTCGCCCCACGGCTTTGGCGAGGCGATTGCCGCCGAGCTGGCGGCGTTGTCGGGCTTGCCGTTCGTCACAGCACCGAACAAATTCGCCGCCCTCTCCGGCCATGAGCCGCTGGTAACCTTGCATGGCGCGCTGAAAACCCTCGCCGTGGCGCTGATGAAACTCGCCAACGACCTGCGCCTGCTGGGCTCCGGCCCTCGCGCCGGGCTGGCCGAAGTCAAATTGCCGGCCAACGAACCGGGCAGCTCGATCATGCCCGGCAAGGTCAACCCCACCCAGTGCGAAGCGCTGTCGATGCTGGCCTGCCAGGTGCTGGGCAATGACGTGACCATCGGCATCGCCGCAAGCCAAGGGCACCTGCAGTTGAACGTCTACAAACCGGTGATCATCCACAACCTGCTGGAATCGATCCGCCTGCTGGCCGATGGCTGCAACAACTTCCAGGAACACTGCATCGCCGGCCTAGAGCCAGACGCCGAACAGATGGCCGAACACCTGGAACGCGGGCTGATGCTGGTGACCGCGCTGAACCCGCATATCGGTTATGACAAATCCGCGCAGATCGCCAAGAAGGCCTATGCCGAAGGGCTGACACTGCGCGAAGCGGCGCTGGCGCTGGGCTATCTGACCGATGAGCAGTTCGACCAGTGGGTACGTCCGGAGAATATGCTGGAAGCCGGGCATTAAGCGCCAAAGGCAAATGTGGGAGGGGCTTGCTCCCATGGCGGCTCGACAGCCGAAGCCTCTCTAACTGACGCCCCGCAACCAAAATGTGGGAGGGGGCTTGCCCCCGATGGCGGTGGTTCAGTTGCCAATGCGCACACTAACCCACCGCTATCGGAGCATAGGTATCTACACAACTTGGTAGCAGCAGCCTACGCTAACCACGATGCGAAGCGAGCCGCTCTTGATCTTGCTCTTGATCTTAGGCGCCCCGTTAAACCACGCTGGCCGGAATTCGACAGTGATTTGGGGGGTAAACCGGCAGGGATGCCGGTTTAGCCGCCCCGCGCCATGGATGGCGCGTGGCGGCGGCCCCCCAAATCACTGTCGGATTACGGGCACACCGAGCCTAGGCGAGGTGCCGAGTGGTGGGGCGAGGACCTTTTGGTTACTTTTGGCTGGGCCGGCATTCCGGTCCTTCCAAAAGTGACCCGCTGTAAGAGCCAGCCCTTTCAAGGTCTTTGATAAAATCCCGCAAAACTCCGATCAGGGTGACGAAAGCGATGTGGGCAGAGGTTCTAGCGCGGTTTGAGAAAAAAGCACCGGCCAGTGTCATGACCAGAGTGATATTGGAGCAGGCTGTTCCTGCTGAATGGGTCGACCAGATATTCGAAGAGCACCGTCAGCGGCAGTACCCACGAGAGCTTTTGTTTTCAACCATCGTTGAACTGATGTCCCTTGTTTCATTGGGTTTGCGACCTTCGCTGCATGCCGCCGCGCGACAGATGGAAGATCTTCCTGTCAGCTTGGCGGCGCTGTATGACAAGGTCAGTCGTACAGAGCCTGCGCTACTGCGCGCCTTGGTCACCGGTAGCGCAGAGCGTTTGGCACCGACGATAAAAGAACTGGGGCACACAGCCATTTTGCCTGGTTGGCAACTACGGGTCGTTGACGGTAACCACCTGCCTTCCAGCGAAAAGCGTCTGGGCGCTTTGCGCCGTGAACGAGGCGCCGCCCGGCCTGGTTTTTCCGTTGTGGTTTACGACCCCGATCTGGACCAGGTCGTTGATCTTCAGCCTTGTGAAGATGCCTATGCCAGCGAACGCGTCAGCGTGCTGCCGTTGCTGGAAAAGGCCAACGCGGGGCAACTGTGGATGGCTGATCGACTCTACTGCACGCTCCCAGTCATGGAGGCCTGCGAAGATACCGGGGCCTCGTTCATCATTCGCGAACAGAGCAAACATCCACGCCTGCTTAAGGAAAGCGACTGGCAGCTGCCTGTTGCGGTCGCGGCAGGCAGCGTGCGTGAGCAAATCATCGAAGTAAAAGGTGGACGCCAGTGGCGGCGAGTCGAACTGAGCCTGCAAAACCCCACCGAATCCGGCGACACCACGCTGCTGTTCTGGAGCAACTTGCCCGACTCTATCAGTGCTGAGCAAATCGCCGATTTGTACCGCCGTCGTTGGAGCATCGAAGGGATGTCCCAGCGCCTGGAAGCGGTGTTGGACAGTGAAATCGAAACCTTGGGCAACCCTAAGGCAGCCCTGTTGGGATTTGCATCGGCCGTGTTGGCTTACAACGTTCTGGCCGTGCTCAAACGCAGCGTCGAACAAGCTCATCGCCAAACTCTGCACGACGATTGGGAAGCATCGATTTTTCACCTGACGGTGCAGGTACGCAGCGGTTACGAGGGAATGCAAATAGCCTTGCCAGAATATTTATCCATCCCTATCCCCGCAGCGGGGCTGGCTCAATATCTGCTTGCACTTGCTCGAAATATCCAGCCCAAAGCGGTCGTCAAGAGCAAGCGGGGGCCGAAGGTGCCTAAACCCAAGGAATGGCTGGAAGGCAAAGCCGCGAATGCCCATGTGTCGACGGATCGGGTGCTCAAGGCCGCTAAAATCAAAAGACCTTGAAAGGGCTGGCTGTAAGAGCGGAACCGCCAGCCGCCGTTACCGCAGCAACGGATATGTACTCGCTCTGATCCAACATCACGGTCGGCTGTCAGGCCGCCATCGGGGGCAAGCCCCCTCCCACATTTGGATCGGCGTACCGCTCAAATACTCATGAAGCCATGCGCAATCGCCGGGCCCTGAGCCCGGCCATCAATGACGGCGCCAACGCCACCATCGCCGAGCCGATCACCACCACCAGCGCGCCAAAATATCCCAAGGCATTGATCGCTTCGGCCTGCACGAAATCCGGCCACAGCCACGCCGCCAACGCCACTGCCACAAAGGTCACCAGCGGCGTCAGCGCCAGGGTCGCGCTGACCCGCGAGGCCTCCCAGTGGGCCAGCGCCTCGGCAAACGCGCCGTACGCCACCAGGGTGTTCATGCAACACGCCAGCAGCAGCCAGCCCTGCAGCGGGCTCAGTTGCAGCGCCTCCAGCGGGTGCGCCCAGGGTGTGAGCAACACGGCGCACGACAGGTAGATCACCATCATCACCTGCAGCGAATTCCACACGGTCAACAACTGCTTCTGGCCCAGGGCGTAAAACACCCAGATGCTGGTCGCCAGCAGGACCGTCAGTACCCCGGCGGTGTAGCTGCCCATCGAGGTGAGCAATTCCAGCAGGCGCTGGTTGAAGAACAGCCCGAAGCCAACGATCAATATCACCAGCCCCGCGCCCTGCCCCAGGCTGAAACGCTCCTTGAACACAAATACACTGGCAACCATCAGAAAAATCGGCCCCATCTGCACCACCAGTTGCGCGGTACCGGGGCTGAGCATTTTCAGGCCGACCAGATACAACACGTAGTTGCCGACCAGCCCACACACCGCCATCGCCACCAGCCAGCCGCCCTTGGGGCCGAGCACCTTGCGACTGGGCAAACGCCTGGTCGCCGCAAGATAAATAAACAAGCAACTGCCGGCCACCACCAGGCGAAACCAGGTGACGGTGATCGGGTCCATCACCTGCAATACCTGTTTGAGCTTGATCGGCAGAATGCCCCAGAGCAGCGCGGTCAACAGGGTCAGGAAAAAACCGTAGACCCAGCGGCCGGAAGAAATGTGCATGAGTGCCCCGAATGCCAGAGGAAGTGGAACCGGCATTCTAGGGGCAGGCGGTGAGCTTTGGGTATCACGCTGTGTTCATGGCACGCCCATCACCAGTACCCCGCTGCCGCTGATGGGGCCGGCGGCCGGCAATGAACCCGCTCGACGTACCAGGGAAAACGTCACGTCGTCGGCGCCCGTGCTGTTGGTGATTTGGGTCAGGAACGAACCGTTCACGGGCACCGCCGCCCCTCCACGAACGAGGGCCGTGCCCACGTCGGCGTTGGTCATCATCAGCAAGCGCGAATCGAACCCGGTGCCGGTGCCTTTGTAAGTGATGGTGATGGGTGAATTGATCCCGCCATCCGGGCATGAATAGGTGAGCCTGCGGTTGCTGACGATGGACGATGTCAGCGGGTCGGTGCCGATGGCGCGCTGGTGCACGTTGCCGAAGTTGATTTCGATGGGATTGTTGTTATTGATCGTGCAGGTAGACGGGGAAACGGTGAAGTTGTTGTTGGCGGTGTAGGTGACAGTGAGTTGCGGCCGGCTGCCG carries:
- a CDS encoding BolA family transcriptional regulator; this encodes MTMQQRIETALAALNPQHLSVLDESHMHSRGLQTHFKAVLVSQQFEGLNRVKRHQKVYASLGDLMNEFHALALHTYTPEEWANIDAAPASPTCAGGH
- a CDS encoding DUF2059 domain-containing protein encodes the protein MTRLRAICTAVALVCASGQVFADTASHNASAEAFLTLAHADKLGTPVYMQVQQMFAQRFEQTKAPAAKQSVLDSYQAKANAALDQAIGWPKLKPDMVKLYTTNFSESELKDLVAFYQSPLGKKVLEKMPQLTQQSAQMTQAKLESAVPVVNKLLEDMTNELTPKAAAPAKKK
- a CDS encoding class II fumarate hydratase, encoding MSRIETDSLGDVHVPDDAYWGAQTQRSLVNFAIGEQRMPLAVLHALALIKKAAARVNDRNGDLPADIARLIEQAADEVLDGQHDDQFPLVVWQTGSGTQSNMNANEVIAGRANELAGNNRGGKSPVHPNDHVNRSQSSNDCFPTAMSIATVKAVHEQLLPAITVLSGGLAELAARHMKLVKTGRTHMMDATPITFGQEVSAFIAQLDYAERAIRSALPAVCELAQGGTAVGTGLNSPHGFGEAIAAELAALSGLPFVTAPNKFAALSGHEPLVTLHGALKTLAVALMKLANDLRLLGSGPRAGLAEVKLPANEPGSSIMPGKVNPTQCEALSMLACQVLGNDVTIGIAASQGHLQLNVYKPVIIHNLLESIRLLADGCNNFQEHCIAGLEPDAEQMAEHLERGLMLVTALNPHIGYDKSAQIAKKAYAEGLTLREAALALGYLTDEQFDQWVRPENMLEAGH
- a CDS encoding IS4 family transposase; this translates as MTRVILEQAVPAEWVDQIFEEHRQRQYPRELLFSTIVELMSLVSLGLRPSLHAAARQMEDLPVSLAALYDKVSRTEPALLRALVTGSAERLAPTIKELGHTAILPGWQLRVVDGNHLPSSEKRLGALRRERGAARPGFSVVVYDPDLDQVVDLQPCEDAYASERVSVLPLLEKANAGQLWMADRLYCTLPVMEACEDTGASFIIREQSKHPRLLKESDWQLPVAVAAGSVREQIIEVKGGRQWRRVELSLQNPTESGDTTLLFWSNLPDSISAEQIADLYRRRWSIEGMSQRLEAVLDSEIETLGNPKAALLGFASAVLAYNVLAVLKRSVEQAHRQTLHDDWEASIFHLTVQVRSGYEGMQIALPEYLSIPIPAAGLAQYLLALARNIQPKAVVKSKRGPKVPKPKEWLEGKAANAHVSTDRVLKAAKIKRP
- a CDS encoding DMT family transporter, translating into MHISSGRWVYGFFLTLLTALLWGILPIKLKQVLQVMDPITVTWFRLVVAGSCLFIYLAATRRLPSRKVLGPKGGWLVAMAVCGLVGNYVLYLVGLKMLSPGTAQLVVQMGPIFLMVASVFVFKERFSLGQGAGLVILIVGFGLFFNQRLLELLTSMGSYTAGVLTVLLATSIWVFYALGQKQLLTVWNSLQVMMVIYLSCAVLLTPWAHPLEALQLSPLQGWLLLACCMNTLVAYGAFAEALAHWEASRVSATLALTPLVTFVAVALAAWLWPDFVQAEAINALGYFGALVVVIGSAMVALAPSLMAGLRARRLRMAS